The region TCCAAGTTGGAGCTCAACCCCAGTTTTTGACTTGTAAAAAGTTCCAAGCTACAACTGCCACTACTTGACGACATTGCGACGCGACAATTCGGTTCCCGACTGTATAAAACCACCTTGTGGCCTCACATCTGACATTTTCACTCGCCACAGACGGAAGTAGCGACTCTTGACCCGCCCGGCCGCCATGTCTGCCGAAAAACGCCCCGCTGAGGACGACCCCAGCTCGTCCCAGATGCTCGTCAAGAGACAAAATGTGAGCATGTCAGAGGGTGCGCTGGCGCGATTGAATGCGTCGAATAATGCTCTTGTTCAAACTGTTCGTGTATCCCTTTTAAACTTTCCAAGACGAAAGCTGACGCTGAGCAGAGTGCAAGAACGAGCGCATTACAATCTCCAGTGATGGAGCTCTCAGGACACACTGGAGAGATTTTCACAGCCAAGTTTGATCCGACGGGCAATTTAATCGCGTCAGGATCAATGGATAGAAGCATAAGTATGTATTTGGGAATGGCGTTTGGCGGGACTTTCTGTGCTAATGGGTTTAGTGCTCTGGAGAACGTACGGAGATTGCGAGAACTACGGCTTCTTAAATGGCCACAAAGGCGCCATCCTCAGCCTCCAATGGTCGCGGGATTCGGAAATCTTGTACACTGCTTCGGCGGATAGACACCTCGCTAGCTGGGATCTCACCTCGGGCACGAGAATTCGAAGATATATTGGGCACGAGGAAACCGTCAACACGGTGGACATTACTCGACGCGGCGAGGACCTTATCATCAGCGGTAGCGACGATTCTACCATTGGCATCTGGGATCCGCGTAGCAAAAACGCGGTCGACTACATCGAAACCGACTTCCCTGTCACAGCAGTCGCCATGTCATCTGCTGGGAATGAGATTTTCGCAGGCGGTATTGACAATGATATTCGGGTTTGGGATCTGCGCAAGAAGTCGGTGGTGTATTCTTTGCTGGGACACACGGAATCCATCATGTCGCTCAAGGTGTCGCCTGATTCGCAATCATTGGCGTCGTACGGCATGGACTCGACGGTTCGGACGTGGGATATCCGGCCGTTTGCACCTACGGAGCGACATATTCGCACCTTTGACGGGGCGAATTTCGGCATGGACCAGAACCTCCTGGGTGTGAGTTGGGATGCAGATGGCAAAAAGATTGCGGCGGCGTCGGCAGACGGGactgtggtggtgtggtcTAGTGAGAATGGCAAGTTGTTGTACAAGTTGCCTGGACACAAGGGCACGGTTAATTCCGCAGAGTTTGCGCCAGGCGGTGAACCAATTTGTaagttgatggttgatgtgatttgTTTATGGGTGCTGACTGTGACAGTGCTTTCTGCTTCGTCGGACAGAACGATGCTGCTGGGAGAGTTGAAATGATCAACTGAAAGCGCCCTTGGCATCAGCTGCGACCAAGGGCGAGAATAAGGATATCAGAGGCATGCCGAGCAAAGCCGGTTCCAAGTTCTTCGGGCTCAACTTACAGCTCCACGTCCAGCCTCAGTGCCGGAGCACTGATCGGAGTCGGGAGTCGGGGACAAGGTATAGTCGGGTAATCCGCGCCCCTGTTGATGACCGGTAACGGATGCAAGTTGCGGAGGACAAGCACGGTCATGGGACTTCCACGACAGGAACGTGTGCCGTGTCCGGGGGCAGTTGACGTTGCCGACAGCTATTCACGACATAGAATTTGAGCGCTTGACACTATATGTATCATAGAGCTTATGCGACCACGGAGTAATATACATCATTCACCAGTTTCACGAACGCTTGCACTCTGATTCTTATTTCCTGAGGATGATTTGCCACATCTCATATATTTTATCAACTAAAGATCCATCTAGTCGTAGATATGCAATGGTACGTTACCAGCCATTCCCTCCTGTGACCTTAAGTTATAACTCCCGATGCTCTTACTCCAACCAACGAATCTATTCCCAATATGAGCCACGGTGAACGACATCCCAACCCAAACCCCAAACTCCTCTCCCATAAACgaatcaacatcatcccAGTCACCCAACCTCCGCCACAACAACCTTCCACCGACAACTCTTCACACACTGCTGACACATCTCCGGCAGCACCACATCCACAACCGCATTATACAGTCCCGGCGGCAGCGAAAACGGACAATACCGCGACGCGTACACGTAACCCTCCTCCCTGCGCTGCGTCATCGTCCAGAAATCACAGGGCCGCTCTGTCGTCAACGGCCGCAGTGAGAGGTGCAGATATCGTCGGACGGAGGGTATGAAGCGGTGTTCTTGGCGCCAGCACGCGCATTTGGCTTCTTTGATGCAGGGGCAGTATTTGCGGATCATTTTGAAGTAGCACATTTTCTGGGAGCATTCTCCGGTAAGGGAAAGGAGTCGGTGTTTTTGGGATACGTATTTTCAGAAGGGATGGACATGGCTTTTTAGTTTTGGTGAGGTTCGTGGTGATGGGTGTTTGGAAGGTTGTACAAAGTGATGCTGTGTTTCAATATTGGTCACGTTGACTTGGGGTAGACGTGTACTGCTGCGATACGCTGGTTGTTGTTTTGGGATGTGGTgcctgttggtgttgtttgtttttggatgttgttccttttttttgtttcttttggtgttgatggatgtgGCGGTCGATGTTGGAAATGCCGTATCAGAGACAGCATGTACAGATTTTACAGCGGTCGTGGCAAGCTGGGCAAAAGTCTCGCACCACAACGTCTGTTGTTGGGAACTTTCCGGCAGGGTAATTCGGGCATTCGGCGCCAGGGCCAGGTTCTCGAGTCTCCTGAACCACTGCTTCAAAGGCAGGGCAGGCGTCCACCCTGAAAAACTTGTGCTTGTATACCTTGTCCGGTTCATTCAAGTGATTTCTACATCGTCTGTCGTGGCACTTGCAGATGTACTTCATATGCACGGCCCAACACATTTTGTGGGCTGGTGTTGTaggtttggtggtgagcgGATCTTGGGTTTCGCAGTGATTCGTTGGTGGTTTGCTGGGGGGAGGGGTAATGATGCTCCTTAGTGAGATGTTTGGGAGAAGAGAATGATACGCAGTTCTTGTGCCGTTTTGTGATGATTATTTGGTCGTTTGCTGTGAGAGTAGTGTGATGTTCCTTGAATGGGATACATGAGAGGAAAGTGACCTTTTATAACCATGGGATGAACGATTCCCTGTATATGTAGACGAGAGGTGTGAAGGGTATGGTATTATCGAGCTGTTATGTTCAGTATCACTTCAAACTATAATTCATTATGTTGGAGAGGTTCAGACCAGTGAAATGGAAGCATCGTGTTGAAGCGTGGAGTTCACATGGTGAACGTGTGGATAACAGCACAGGGAGAAAATTTCGCTGCAAGTAGTATCATGGTTCATTCAAAAGGTTAAAAGACTTAGATATGGTCATTGCGATAATGAAGAAAATATCCTTCCGAAGATAGGGCACAGGTGTCAAGGAGTCACGGCGTAATAGCTCTTCGGCCGCCTTCCTCCTTTCAGGAAGTTATGTTAACATGCTGGAAACAAAGTCGAGAGAACACTCCTTTCCTGACTACGAAATTTCAACAATAGTAGATGCATGGCCTTTGTTGGATTTGAAGAAGTCCGAAGAAAGATTTGGTCTGAAGAGAATGGCGCTTTGTTAGCACCTGTTGGGGTTTGTGGCTGTATATACAAACCTCTGGTGTGTTTCCATATACTTACCAAACGCTCGATATGAGGTACCATTCGTAGTTCAGAAAAACACTTTAAACGGTAAGTGGATAGTTCGTACGATTGCTTATACGAGTTTAGATATGGAATATGATGAGAAGGACGCACAGAAACATATGTCTTGCGTTGTGAATATGATCTCGTACTCCTGGCACAACAAAGAGGTCATATATACGAAGAAACTAACAATCACTGCGCATGAAGAGTAGTGGCTGAGACTTGGCAAAACTTTTATAAAATAGCAAGCTGTGGTAATTCTCAATTGTCCTTCCCATCACCGAGTCTATTCAGCTTCAATTCGTATAGAAGTACATGTTCTTATCGCTATaaaccaccaacaaaacTGTAAGGACAGAGTTCATACGCGAACTGTAAGCAATCTCTTCTCAGGAAAACAGGATAAAATTGTCATTGCGCCTTGATATGCAATCTCGACAACCAACTAGCCTGCCCATGCCACCTCTCACACTAGCACAACGGCCGCCTCCCCCTGGCAGTGCTTTTGACACGACTCGCACTCATGAACCAATATAACAAGGTCAATAACTGGTAAATAGTTGGGACAAAGGGTCAAAGGCTCAAGCTCAGGAAAGTTGTCCCGCCATTCAGGACACGCTTCTGGCGTACATGGTTCTAACCGCACAAAGTGCAAATACTGTTGCAGTATGTCGGAGTACCGTGGATTATCTTCCTGCATTGCGCCAACTTGGCAAATTGTGTGTTTGCAGGGACAGTGTATCTCTTTGGTTGTGAATATGCACATTTTGTGTATTGAGGTGGGAAGTGTATTTTGACTGTACGTGTTTCAAGAGGTCGGTGAAGGGTGGTCTTTTTATGCTAATTTCTGGCTCGTTTCTGATCAAGTGGGCAAAACTTGAAACTGTGTCGATTTGTTATTAACTACTTTCGCATCGCGTGAATGGAGATATCAGGTGGGATAGTTACAAATACTGGCATCGCTCTGCAGTTGGTCACTCTTGCGGTGGGTGTCATTTGTTACAACTCCATGGGCTTGACACCATCACAAAGTTTAATAGGACTTCCAACTTGGTTCAGGTGTGGGTTTTCATCCCCATATACAAATGTTTTGGTTCAATGTCCGTGTTGGCCGGGTACATGTTGTGTTCACATGGAGAACCACAGATCTGTACGACAAGGGGAGCACTCGCAGAGAATACTTGCTGAACAATGTACGCGGCAGGGACTTCATGAACAGCGCTTAATTAATGGAGCATTCGTGGTATTTTGTAACACGGCAACATATTTATAGGCAGCGAACAGTTGAACAACATGCAAGTGCGCATCCAAAGTCCTCTTGCAGAACACAAACAACACTCCTTTCAGACGTATTGTTCCTTAATATTTTGTTGGAACAACAAAGATTTACGTATTGAGTTTGGCTCGCATTTGAATATTAGTTCTGTTTGATTTGGAAATATGTCTCAAATTATGTTGAAGCTATTCTCGCGCGCCCCATCCGGCAAACTTAAGCCCCGGATCCCTCAGACGCAGGCCGTAAAACGAAATTTCTATCGAAATAACTGCCACAACACGCACATCTTAGCCACGCCGACGTGGCACACAATTTTCGCGACAATGTCCGCATCTCATGGGTAgggtcttggtcttggtttcGTCGTACATGccctttggtggtgagaaaGGACATCTACGAGATGCCTTCTCACCCCCTGACTCGTCCTTCCACAGCGGGCATGCAACTGCTTTGTAAGTGAAGGAGGTGAAGTGGAAAGAGTCAGCATGCTGTTGAGGTGTGAAAAGAGGGCGCTCAATGCACTTTTTCTCACAAAAAGGCTTGTCGCAAGGACATAACCTCTTAGTTCTCTCATATCTGCACATCCTGTAGACTTGTGCGAACGTCGGCGTTTGCAGAGGAGAAGTTTTGGGTCGGTATAAAAGTTGAAAGCGTTGTATGGGAAAACAGATGTCAAGATGAGACCAGAAACCCAGGATGCAAGAAGCGGCGACAGAGCTCAGTTATATACGTAGCTGATTTGGCTAACATCTACTGTCGACGGGTGGCTTTATTGAACTAACTGAGAAAACAATGACTTTGGTTGTATGGAAATGCCCTGAAATACTCATAAAACCTAACCATTCGTCATgtgttgctgaagatgaacGAGGCAATTCAGATGTTGGACTTGAACTGGGAGCCTGGAAACGGCAGTGTTACTGAACAGTGTATTTGAAGTGCAAACAACTGGAACCGTAGTACGTGGCCTTGATACTGGTCTCCTGCGTGTTGTGATGGGTAATTTCGCTCGTGTTTGAACTGTCTGGGTAGTGTTTTGGTAGTGTCCAGGATACAACTCTTTGATCATATCGACAAGCGAACTAATTGATGAATTACAAGATCCTTACTGGCCGTTTTGGACCCTGATAAGTTAGAATAAAGGAACTTCTGTATCCGCAGAACAACTTTCTGTCATTCTTCACACCCATACGGAAGTTACAGAGGAGACTCCTGACTCAAGGGCTAACTTTTGCGAGCATTACAGTAGAGCGCGATAGTATGACATAACTAGAAGCGCGGTCTTACAATATGCGGCTTCATAATAATATGATAGTGTACGGTTGGCTGGCAAATCCACTTGTCGTGGTTGAGGTGCGAGCACACAGTTTCGGCAGATTCGGTCCAACATGGAATAGGGACAATGGTATTTACCCATTACTAGCTGATGGATGATAAAGTTTCACTAGTTACAAGGACGAGCGTGCCGCTGTTGTTTGCCTGTCCACAACGACAGCAGGAACAGCCATAAACATAGACACCAATAGACGAATGATCATCACAAGGACAAATGCAACTGAAGTAATAGTCATTATATCTTGACACTCGTCTACACTCAACTGCCCTATGCCCTATCTATTAAGCCACTTCTTCACAGCCGCCTtcgcctcatcaaccaaTCCAAGTTCTACAATCGTAAGCAcaactcaacattgaacacattCACATCAGCAAACTTACCAAGAAGCATCTGCACCGCGCCTCTAACTCCAGAGTCCAGCGCAGAACATATCCAACCGTGCGTGAACGAAGTATGCTCGCCAATAAAAATTAACTGTCTCGCATCAGCTACACGCCATCAACGCCTACAAACCAAGCACTTACATTTTCATGCACTTTAAAGTATTCCGGGATATACAGCTCGTGCTGCCCAACCGTCGGATTCGCCCACCCTGCTGCCGTCGAGGGATCTGAGCCCCAGCACTTCCTAGCGTACTTACCAGTGTAGAGTTTCCGTGTATGTTCCCCGTGGATCTCGCACATCGCATCTAGAACGTACTGGATGTGCTCTTCGTCCGACATGCTCATCATTCGCATAATCTCGTGGTTAACAGACCCCTCTAGATAGGTGCCTAGAATGGCCGCCGGGCCAGTTGAATTGATGTTATACGAAGGGTAGCACACCTGAGCTATGCCGGGAATGTCGGTGGTCGTGCTGCAGCTCCCGTATATAGggttcttcatcttctcccaGAAACGCTCGGAGTACTCGAGCGCAACTTTGCAGCACGTATCGTAGTTGAGAttcttgatggcgttgagcATCGTTATCTCTAGTTGGGGaagacgccattgtcggaCGATGGAGAAGGGTGCGGAAATAATGGCGTAGTCAAACGTTGAGGATTGGAAAGCGGCATCCTTGAAATGATGCTTCCACTGAAGCGTgactttgttgtttttgtAATGAACGCGCTCAATCTTTCTGTTAAATTGCAGATTGTCTTTCACTAATGGGCCAAATGATAGTGGAAGACGACTCAGTCCCCCGTCGATGGTCTTCCAACTATCCGCGCTCTCATACAACAGATCGTACATGTACTCCCAGAAGCTGCCGTGGGGATCCTGTTGAATATCCAGCAAATcagtggtgttgaggtcCCCTTTAAGGTACTGCGATATGTATGAGAACTCAGACCATCGATCTCCTGGCTGTCCGCTGAGTCCGTTGTCGGTCCACTTTCTGTGCGCCTTGTACATACTCTTTGCCATTTCGACCATGAACTTGTCTCCGGGTAacttcttgtccagcagGTTGGAGATGGCTTTAGCGTGGGGGTCCATGATCTCCGGGGGAGATAATGAGGCGTTGTTGTCGATTTGCTTTAGTGTTGGGGGAAGACCGCTTGACGTGCGGATTCCCTGAAAGTATTGTAGACCGTTGTCGCTGTCCTCTAACCATGGGATTAAATCGACTTTTAGCTTTGGGTTCTTTTCGTTAATCTTGTTTATCTCTTTGATTAGATCGAATACTAGGAGAGTGTCGGAGATCTTGTACTTCTTGCCGCTGTCGGGATCAACATAATCTACTGGGAACCGCATCGGCCCCATCTCCTGGTAGGAGTAGTCGAATGGGTCTTCGGAGAAGTAAGCTGTACGAACGCGGCCGCCGAGACGGTCATTCGCCTCCAGGATGGTGAGGTTTGTGAATCCCGACTGGTGTAAGATCAAGTATGTCATGAGTCCTGACATGCCGGCTCCAACAATGCCAATCTCCTTGCTCTTGGCGGCTTCAACATCGACCATCGCAGGTTCTTTCTGCTTTAGCATCCTAACTCCTTCGAACCAAGCTCCAAGGGCGTCGAAGCCGTTGCCTTTTGTCATTGCGATTGACTCTGCGATAAAGCGTCAGCACGACTCACCTGGAGACTGATGTGTGCGACGTACCCTTTCTCCGTTTAGCCATTGCTCTTTTTGTTACATGTTCAACGTTTTGCGGCATGCTGCGGCCAACGAGTGCTCCGTAACTATTCCATGCTGCAATACAGCCGTCCGAAGGGGCGTCATGTGGAATTGCCCAGACTAGTCGTGACTGTTGACCGACAGACTCAGTCTTGGTGATGACATGGTGGAGGTCGTGTTGAGATTCCGCGGTACATGTACCATATGTGAAGGTGATTAAGCCCGGTACGAATTCGGAATGTACAACATGAATATTTGCCAATCGCGAAGTTACCTCACTTCGAATTTCAAGATGAAGGGGAAGGGAACTGGCAAGGCATGGCGTAATAAACCAGCCGCAAGCAGCTAGCAATGAGTTCTTCCGAACCATCTTGAACGGGCTCCCAGCCGTGGATGAAGTGACTCTTCTCAACACGTGGAAAACCAGGGAGTGTAATTGTGTGTCAACGCAGTGCCAAACAGCCGCTGATATTTATTCCCAGCACTACGGGGGTTCAGAGGCAGTCCCTTCGATCAGACCATCTGTCTGTCGGTTGTCTTCTCTTTACACGCTCAGTATGGGTAGCATAATCCCAGCTAGACCCCAACAAATGCACCCTTAGCAATATCACCAGGGTTGTGTATCTAATGTAGCAGAGGCAAGAAGAGTGCAGATCGCCGGACGGCACGCCACGGGCACGGGAAATTATCAGCTCTGCTGCAAGACGCCTATCGTTGGACTACCGAGGAAACAGGCACTATTGGATGCAGATCGAGATGAAGGCTACCAATATTTTGACTGCCGTCCGTTTCATCTCGCCAAGGCTAGCAACTCTAGCAGATGTCAGCTTTCATTCAACCTGTCCGGTAGACACATTCTGAATTGACATGTCTCGAACACGGGGAAAGGAGTGCGCTGTGCAGCTATGAACACATCCTTTTCGAATACAGCAAAGTAAGCTTCATCTCGCTTTTCATCCCGAATTGAGTTTCGGCAGAGCGACATCTGGCATCATCTGTCCTCAACGTCAGCGCTTGAAACCGGCAAGCAGCAAGGCACAATGTAACAATACCGTGAGAATGAGCAGGTTCCACGAATTGTGTTCCTGCAGCATGGGCCGCGGCGCAAGACAATTGAGCCAACAGCAGGACAGAGTAACATCGAGAACACATCACAACTCATTCCACCACAAAGCCCTGTCGATTGATGAAGGCGGCCGCATTTTTGTGCAGTTTGATCATCATTGCACATTTGGCACTAATACGAGGGCTGAATCCAGCCACAAGCAAGAAAAGGAAGTACATTGCCAGCGAGGCGTCTGCTCTCCAATGACAGTTGTCAGAGCTTTGCTATTTCAGGAACCATTTCTTCTGGCATGCTGCTCATTGACCAACGGGGTGATGACGCCTCCATGGTTGGGAAATTAGTTATAATGATGCGATGGACCCTGGACGTGCGATTTGTGAAATGGGTTATTGCTCGATATCGTGGCAAGTTTGGCATCCAATTATTTTTTCTAACTCCTGTTGATGAACAGCGCTAATGCAGatgattgaattgaatgtaTTATTTGGTAGCCAGAACATGCTTTTTTGTAGACCGTGGAGATGTATAAATAACTGAAGGCGTTGGTGGCTCAACAGGACTGGGGTGATCCATACTTGGCATCTAGTTGAAGGAACTCCTTTGAAGAAACGCAAGTAGTTTAGCGACGAAGTGcgaaagaacaaagaaaaaaaaaagaaaaaaaaaaaaaaaggaaagtGTTACTGATCCAGGATCTAGTTATGCAAACATCCAAAAGCtgaaaagcaaaaaaggaaaacataacaaaaaaag is a window of Pochonia chlamydosporia 170 chromosome 5, whole genome shotgun sequence DNA encoding:
- a CDS encoding WD repeat-containing protein (similar to Verticillium alfalfae VaMs.102 XP_003006354.1); its protein translation is MSAEKRPAEDDPSSSQMLVKRQNVSMSEGALARLNASNNALVQTSARTSALQSPVMELSGHTGEIFTAKFDPTGNLIASGSMDRSIMLWRTYGDCENYGFLNGHKGAILSLQWSRDSEILYTASADRHLASWDLTSGTRIRRYIGHEETVNTVDITRRGEDLIISGSDDSTIGIWDPRSKNAVDYIETDFPVTAVAMSSAGNEIFAGGIDNDIRVWDLRKKSVVYSLLGHTESIMSLKVSPDSQSLASYGMDSTVRTWDIRPFAPTERHIRTFDGANFGMDQNLLGVSWDADGKKIAAASADGTVVVWSSENGKLLYKLPGHKGTVNSAEFAPGGEPILLSASSDRTMLLGELK
- a CDS encoding L-amino-acid oxidase (similar to Verticillium alfalfae VaMs.102 XP_002999858.1) translates to MAKRRKESIAMTKGNGFDALGAWFEGVRMLKQKEPAMVDVEAAKSKEIGIVGAGMSGLMTYLILHQSGFTNLTILEANDRLGGRVRTAYFSEDPFDYSYQEMGPMRFPVDYVDPDSGKKYKISDTLLVFDLIKEINKINEKNPKLKVDLIPWLEDSDNGLQYFQGIRTSSGLPPTLKQIDNNASLSPPEIMDPHAKAISNLLDKKLPGDKFMVEMAKSMYKAHRKWTDNGLSGQPGDRWSEFSYISQYLKGDLNTTDLLDIQQDPHGSFWEYMYDLLYESADSWKTIDGGLSRLPLSFGPLVKDNLQFNRKIERVHYKNNKVTLQWKHHFKDAAFQSSTFDYAIISAPFSIVRQWRLPQLEITMLNAIKNLNYDTCCKVALEYSERFWEKMKNPIYGSCSTTTDIPGIAQVCYPSYNINSTGPAAILGTYLEGSVNHEIMRMMSMSDEEHIQYVLDAMCEIHGEHTRKLYTGKYARKCWGSDPSTAAGWANPTVGQHELYIPEYFKVHENLIFIGEHTSFTHGWICSALDSGVRGAVQMLLELGLVDEAKAAVKKWLNR